Genomic window (Candidatus Binataceae bacterium):
CGGCAACCTGAACCTGTGCAATAGCGCACGACGTTCGATGGCATGTCGATCTCCGAGATCCTTGCGGCCGCCAACAAGGCCCTGGGCAATGGCGGGATGCCGACGGGGTTGGACGCAGACTCGCTGCGCAACCTGCTCCATCAGATCAACGAGTCGTTTGACGACTGCCATCCGCACGGTTTCGCACAGCAACATTTGACCGGCGGAGCCTGTCCGTAAGGCGCCTGTAGCGCAACACGCGCAAAGGGGCCGGCCCGCACGGGCCGGCCCCTTTTTCTTGCCCGGCTTTATAGCAGCAGCTTACAGGCGCGTCAGTCGCCTTGGCTCGTATTTATCACCATGGCGCCCCTCGGCACCTCGCAGATCATCGTCCGCTCGCAGTATGCGGCGGTAACCTTGACCACGGTCAGCGAGAATTTCTTGCGCGTCCGGTTACTTCCGCTGTCGGTAACCCGAATTGTCGGATACCAGGTGCCGACTGCGGCCGGCACTCCCGTAATCGCTCCCGAGGTCTGATCTATCGAGAAGCCGCGCGGCAGATGGCCCGCAACCAGATCGATAGTGTAGGGCGCGACGCCGCCCGTGATGCGAAGCGATGCGTCGTAAAGAACCGTGGTGTGCGCATTGGGCAGCGTTGCTTTTGCTCCAATGACGAGCGGCGACGGGGTCGGAGTGGAGGTCGGAACGGGTGTCGGCGTTGGAGTCGCAGTTGGCTTGGGCGTCGGCGTCGCTACGGCGGTCGGGGTCGCGGAGGCAGCGGGCGTCGGCGTCGCAACCGACGTACCGGGCGTTATCGAACCCCACCACGTGTCCCACATGTTGTTCTCACCGGCATACTCCTGGATCGTCCACATCGAAGTATCGTCAACCGGGTCGACGACGGTGGCGGTAAAATCGCCCCATCGGTTGTCGCCGGTGCCGAAGTCCTTGAAATAGGATGCCTCCCCGGACTTCAACATCACTTCGCCTTCCATCGTGCTCGGAGGAGCGGTCGCCAGGTGAACCGAATAGGCTCCGCTCGCATAAATTCCCGTCCCGAAGTGCGTAAGCCGAGCATCACGTCGCCGTTGCGGTTAACGGCCAGCGTGGACGGACTCGGCGAAGGCGTCGGAGCTGGCGTCGGACTTGGCGAGGGCGTCGGTATCGGGGTCGGCGTGGTCGTTGGGGAAGGCGTGGGCGACGGCGACGGGCTTGGCGTAGGCGATGGGGTCGGACTTGGAGTCGGTGTAGGCGACGAGCTGGGAGTTGCCGTCGGCGTCGGCGTCGGGCCGACGGATATCTCTCCCCACCAGGTGCCCCAGCTATTGCCGGTCGCGGCATATTCCTGGAGCGTCCACAGGGTTAGGTCGTCCAGCGGATCGACCGTCGTGGTGCTGAAATCGCCCCATCGATTGTCTCCCGTGCCGAAGTCTTTGAAGTAGGGCCCCTGGCCTGCCTTGAGCAGTGTGTTCTGGCGCAATGTGTTCGGCGGGTCGGCCGCCATCCGCATCGAGAAGCCACCGCTCGCGTACTGCGCCGCCGAAAACTGCGAATACCCCACCAACGCGTCGTTCTCGCGATTGACTCCGATCGACGGGTAGGAGAAAAACTGCGTCACCGTCGGATCGTCGATTCGCCCAAGTTGCTGGACCCCGCCCGCGTCGCCCGACGTCGTGTCGATCTGCCACCACTGCACCGAGCATCGATTCGGCGTGCCGGTCGCGGGCAGGAAGATGGTCTGCACGGTCCAGAGCGACCCGTTTCGATAGACCGTCCCGTCGAGCCGGTCGTCGTCGGTATCGATATCCCTCGTCGAGCCGAGTTGCGGCGCGAAATTGAGCGCCGGCTCGACCGCCTGCCACGGCTGCGGCCCAGTCGGCAAGGCGACACCCGTGGTGAGCACTTCGGAACCTACCGCCCCAGTGATCGTGCTCATCCTGAGCCGGCCGTTGGCCGAACTCCACGATCCCAGGACGTAGAGCGTCGCAAGGTTGGGATCGTAGGTGAGCGCCGGATTCATCGAGAACCCGCCGCTATCGTCCTGCAACAGGGTGAAAAGCCCCGAGCCGCCCGCGTACAGGTTCGCCTTGTCGAAGGCGTAGAGGTTCGCGAACTCGTAAAAATTGCCCTCGATTGTGAAGATATTTATCCCGACGACGATCCAGTTCTTGTTGAACCCGAGTATCGGAAAGTCGCCCCAGAAATTGCCGGTCGAGTCGATCGGGACCCGGTAGAGGTCCCAGCCCGCGGTCGGGTCGCTGTTATGCGAGACGCCGATCAGGATCGCCGAGGCGACGGTCTCCGGGTCGCCCGCAGTGATGATAATCCATCGCTGGCCGTACGGGTCGTATATCACGCGCGGATCGGTGACGGTGCCGACGCCGAGGCTGGGCCAGAAGTTGAGCAGGCTGACCGTGCTTATCAGCGTTCCCGCGCGGGTCTGAATTTCAATCTGGCTGTTGAGCGCCAACACCAGATGGGCCGGCCCGACGGCGCCGTCGGTGTCGGGCGGAATCGCGGTGTCGTTGTCGCCGACTCCCGGAAAGCCAATCAGCACGGGATCCTGTTGTTCGCGGCCCTTCGGGACTTTTCGTTGCTGCGGCCGACGCAAACCGTCGGAAGACCGATCTCTCGCGGAGGCAGGATCCTGCGGGGAAGGATTTCTCATCGCGCGCGGTGTTGAATTGCGGCGCGCCGGCGCGAAGACGCCGTTGGCCTGGTCGCGGGCGAGCGCGATGAAGTTTATGGTTGTGTGCGCCGCGGCATGGTCGGACCGTCCCGCGATTCGTCGCATGAGCGGGCGCCCGCGTCTATCCGCAGATTTAAGAAGCGCCGCAGGCGCGTTCCATCCGGCAGGTCCTTGAGACGCGCTGACTGTGCGTGACGCCCGCTGCGCCGCGCCTGGTGCGCTGGTCGTTGGAATGACCGCGGGGATTGTTGGGGGGCTCGCCGCGGCCAATGGCCGGGCGACAACGAGAGCCATCCATCCCGTGATCAGCAAAAACCGTCAGCCGCGCAGCGGTCGCCGACCGCTTGCGGATGGGGTTTGACAAACGCCCTCCCCTTCCCTTCAGGCCCTCGTTGCCGCCTCGGCTCAGCCGGGTCGGATCTCTTCGATCGCCCGCCTCCCCCTGCACTCCCGTGCGGCAACCGCCCCGCCGAAAATCAGACCTGTTGCCCCCGCTTTCCGTCGGCCCCGCTCTCCGTCGCCCGCCCTCGATCGCTCGCCCTCAATCGCACCACTCGCCCACCACTCGCCCAATCGCCTTACTCCCAGTGGCCCCACCCCTTCTAGCTGGCTCCGCTTGTCGCTCGAACTCCCGTCGCCCCACCCCGCCGATCTTGCGGCCCCGCTATCTCATTCGAGGAGCGCGGATTCGAGGAGCGCGGCGCCGCCGGCGCCGCCTGAAATCCTTGCCAGATGCTGTTGAGCAAGAGACGCGCCGCTGAAAAAAAGCCCCATAAACCCAGCGCCCTCGGAAGAGTGGTGACAAAAAAATGGCGGTAGGCGCAGACACCGCGATGTACCATCCCGATGCTTCGCCGACCGCCATGGGACGGCCCGGAAAGTTAGGCCAGTGCCCTCATACTCGATTTCGGTTGAGCAGTCCGCGCGCGATAACCAGAGACTGAATTTCGCTGGTTCCCTCGCCAATGATCATCAGCGGCGCGTCGCGATAGAAGCGCTCGACCGGAAACTCGGCCGTGTAGCCATACCCGCCCAACACGCGCATCGCGTCCAGGGAGACCTTGACGCACGCTTCCGAGGCAAAGAGCTTGGCCATCCCCGCCTCGACGTCGCATCGCTCGCCCGCGTCTTTCTTCTCGGCCGCACTCTGCACCATAAGGCGCGCCGCCTCGACCCGGGTCCCCATGTCCGCGAGGAGCAGTTGGACCGCCTGATGTTCGCAGATAGGCTTGCCGAAGGTGGTGCGCTGCTGCGCGTAGCGGATAGCGTTCTCGAACGCCGCTTGTCCGACTCCGACCGCGCGCGCCGCGACGTTGATTCGTCCGACCTCAAGCGCGCTCATCACCTGCTTGAAGCCCTGGCCCTCCCGGCCGCCGATAAGATTGCCGGCCGGGACTTCGAGCTCCTCGAACAGCACTTCGCAGGTATCGACGCCCTTGTAGCCGAGCTTCTTGATATTGCGGCTGACGGTCGGCCCGTGCTCGTTCTTCTCGACCGCGAACATGCTGATCCCGGCGTAGGCCGGTTTGGCCTTGGGATCGGTCTTGGCCGCAACGGCGAGCATCGTGCCGTGTCGGGCGTTGGTGATGAACATCTTGCTGCCCTTGAGCACGTAGTTGTCGCCGTTGCGTACCGCGGAGGTGCGGATCGATTGAACGTCGCTGCCGGCGTGGGGCTCGGTGAGCGCGAGTCCGCCGCGCTTTTCGCCCGCCGCCATTGCGGGCAGGAAGCGTTTGCGCTGCTCTTCGGTGCCGTGATGCGTGATGACGTAGGCCATGATTAGATGGCTGTTGATCACGCCGGCGAGGCTCATCCATCCCCGCGACAGCTCGGCCATCAGGCGCGCGTAGCTCGCAAAGCTCAGTCCCAGACCGCCGTACTCGACCGGGATGGTGGCGCCGAAAAGCCCGAGCTCGCGCATCGTGGCGACAAGCGCATGCGGGTATTCGTCGGCGTGCTCCAGCTCGGAGGCGGCCGGAATAACGTCGCGGTCAACGAAGCGGCGCACCGCCTCGATTACATCCTGGTCCATCGTCCCTGCCATTGCGGTTCCCCTGGTCGATCGAACGAATCGATGTATCTTTGCGGACGCGATACGTCCGTCGCGGCGAGACTAACAGAACGAATCAGGCGGCCGCCAACA
Coding sequences:
- a CDS encoding acyl-CoA dehydrogenase family protein is translated as MAGTMDQDVIEAVRRFVDRDVIPAASELEHADEYPHALVATMRELGLFGATIPVEYGGLGLSFASYARLMAELSRGWMSLAGVINSHLIMAYVITHHGTEEQRKRFLPAMAAGEKRGGLALTEPHAGSDVQSIRTSAVRNGDNYVLKGSKMFITNARHGTMLAVAAKTDPKAKPAYAGISMFAVEKNEHGPTVSRNIKKLGYKGVDTCEVLFEELEVPAGNLIGGREGQGFKQVMSALEVGRINVAARAVGVGQAAFENAIRYAQQRTTFGKPICEHQAVQLLLADMGTRVEAARLMVQSAAEKKDAGERCDVEAGMAKLFASEACVKVSLDAMRVLGGYGYTAEFPVERFYRDAPLMIIGEGTSEIQSLVIARGLLNRNRV
- a CDS encoding Ig domain-containing protein; protein product: MLKSGEASYFKDFGTGDNRWGDFTATVVDPVDDTSMWTIQEYAGENNMWDTWWGSITPGTSVATPTPAASATPTAVATPTPKPTATPTPTPVPTSTPTPSPLVIGAKATLPNAHTTVLYDASLRITGGVAPYTIDLVAGHLPRGFSIDQTSGAITGVPAAVGTWYPTIRVTDSGSNRTRKKFSLTVVKVTAAYCERTMICEVPRGAMVINTSQGD